A DNA window from Paenibacillus antri contains the following coding sequences:
- a CDS encoding pro-sigmaK processing inhibitor BofA family protein, translated as MLTSIWLWVFVGSILGLAFVTLRRRIGFRWLGVVALNIAIAGILLYFLGLAEPYTHFHLPINMVTITTVAALGVPGLAALIGLKFLVVV; from the coding sequence ATGCTGACTTCGATTTGGTTATGGGTGTTCGTCGGATCGATCCTAGGTCTCGCGTTCGTAACGCTGCGTCGACGCATCGGCTTTCGTTGGCTCGGCGTCGTCGCGCTGAACATCGCGATCGCCGGCATTTTGCTATATTTCCTTGGGCTCGCCGAGCCATATACGCATTTCCATCTGCCGATCAACATGGTGACGATAACGACGGTCGCCGCGCTCGGGGTGCCGGGGTTGGCGGCGCTGATCGGGTTGAAATTTTTGGTCGTCGTTTGA
- a CDS encoding DUF2508 family protein has product MQAKWKRWTEQVRSLGTRMMPAKKAKPAAFAPAGNEHEELLRELRIAHREWACAQHRLDHVLGDDEVDYAIFALETAEKRYGMLLKQAKAMKASGFGVYAQSTNTTRARESGRTLEG; this is encoded by the coding sequence ATGCAAGCGAAGTGGAAGCGATGGACGGAGCAAGTCAGAAGCCTGGGAACACGGATGATGCCTGCGAAAAAGGCAAAGCCCGCCGCGTTCGCGCCCGCGGGCAACGAACATGAAGAGCTGTTGCGGGAGCTTCGAATCGCGCATCGCGAATGGGCGTGCGCGCAGCATCGACTCGACCATGTTCTCGGGGACGACGAAGTCGATTACGCGATCTTCGCGCTCGAGACGGCGGAGAAGCGGTACGGCATGCTGCTGAAGCAGGCGAAAGCGATGAAGGCGTCCGGGTTCGGCGTATACGCGCAATCGACGAATACGACCCGCGCTCGGGAAAGCGGACGCACATTGGAGGGGTGA
- the recR gene encoding recombination mediator RecR, whose product MFYPEPIAKLIDSFSRLPGVGPKTAARLAFYVLRMKEEDVMNFAKALVNVKRNLLYCSVCCNITDTDPCRVCSDKQRDRSVICVVQEARDLVAMERTKEYHGMYHVLQGAISPMEGIGPDDIRVAELLRRLADDEVQELILATNPNIEGEATAMYLSRLVKPFQIKVTRIAHGLPVGGDLEYADEVTLSKALEGRRELS is encoded by the coding sequence TTGTTCTACCCGGAACCGATAGCGAAATTGATTGATTCCTTCAGCAGACTGCCCGGCGTCGGACCGAAGACCGCGGCTCGCTTGGCGTTCTACGTGCTTCGAATGAAGGAAGAGGACGTCATGAACTTCGCCAAGGCGTTGGTGAACGTGAAGCGGAATCTGTTGTACTGCTCCGTGTGCTGCAATATTACGGATACGGATCCGTGCCGCGTCTGCTCCGATAAGCAGCGGGACCGTTCGGTCATCTGCGTCGTGCAGGAAGCGCGGGATTTGGTCGCGATGGAGCGGACGAAGGAATATCACGGCATGTACCACGTGCTGCAAGGCGCGATCTCTCCGATGGAGGGCATCGGGCCGGACGATATCCGGGTGGCGGAGCTGCTTCGGCGATTGGCCGACGACGAGGTACAGGAGCTGATCCTCGCCACGAACCCGAACATCGAGGGGGAAGCGACTGCGATGTACTTGTCCCGGCTCGTGAAGCCGTTCCAAATCAAGGTGACGCGCATCGCGCACGGTTTGCCGGTCGGCGGGGACCTGGAGTACGCGGACGAAGTCACGTTGTCGAAGGCGCTGGAAGGAAGAAGAGAGTTAAGTTAA
- a CDS encoding YbaB/EbfC family nucleoid-associated protein: MGGGGNMNQMLKQVKKMQEQMLKAQEELATKTVEGTAGGGVVSVVVNGQKSVLSVTIKPEAVDPEDVEMLQDLVLTAVNDALTKAEELANQDMGKFTGGMNIPGLF; encoded by the coding sequence ATGGGCGGCGGCGGCAATATGAATCAGATGTTGAAGCAAGTGAAGAAGATGCAGGAGCAGATGTTGAAGGCGCAGGAGGAACTCGCGACCAAGACGGTCGAAGGCACGGCCGGCGGCGGCGTCGTATCGGTCGTCGTCAATGGGCAGAAGAGCGTCTTGTCCGTTACGATCAAGCCGGAGGCGGTCGATCCGGAAGACGTGGAGATGCTGCAGGACCTCGTGCTGACGGCCGTGAACGACGCGCTGACGAAAGCCGAAGAGCTGGCGAACCAAGACATGGGCAAATTCACGGGCGGCATGAACATCCCGGGATTGTTCTAA
- the dnaX gene encoding DNA polymerase III subunit gamma/tau, producing MARMALYRAWRSQTFEDVIGQQHITQTLQNSIREGRLSHAYLFNGPRGTGKTSTAKILAKAVNCERGPSAEPCNECDACRRITSGACIDVSEFDAASNRGVEEIRDIRDKVKYAPTEVRYKVYIIDEVHMLTTEAFNALLKTLEEPPEHVLFILATTEPHKVPATIHSRCQRFDFRRITPVEQAARMRRICEAESIDADEEALALIARLSDGGMRDALSLLDQATSYAGGRVTADGVLAMTGGVAGEQYGALAEAVLKQDVGFVLDFVDKLMRDGKSADKCLEGFLSFLRDLLLVKLVPGSNAVTDRLAPAERDRLSAVAGAFANDRLFQMIDIVNGYLGEMKYAAMPQTMLEVALLKLCVPGPGDAAAAAATSAASAGSGVAAAASSGADVSGLSAELRRLAARVERLESRPAAPAESAGGATASAAPAKAPPPPPKPMKTPAALQPFLASRDSEPYRLAMRDWQNVLQRVKERKITVHAWLVDGEPVSATEDVVLVAFKNTFHRDTTEKPANKELIESAMAEVFGRPVRLATMLLKDWKAAEETAAGTTAAAEVLELTPDDGGSEPADGKKYKEDWINEAIDVFGENLVVVKE from the coding sequence ATGGCGCGCATGGCGTTGTACCGCGCATGGCGGTCACAGACGTTCGAGGACGTTATCGGACAACAGCATATTACGCAGACGCTTCAGAATTCGATCCGCGAAGGCCGGCTGTCGCACGCTTACTTGTTCAACGGGCCGCGAGGCACCGGCAAGACGAGTACGGCGAAGATTTTGGCGAAGGCCGTCAACTGCGAACGCGGCCCGTCGGCGGAGCCTTGCAACGAATGCGACGCATGCCGGCGGATTACGTCGGGCGCTTGCATCGACGTCAGCGAATTCGACGCCGCGTCGAACCGGGGCGTCGAGGAAATTCGCGACATTCGGGACAAGGTGAAATACGCGCCGACCGAAGTGCGATACAAGGTGTACATCATCGACGAGGTGCACATGCTCACGACGGAGGCGTTCAATGCGCTGCTGAAGACGTTGGAGGAGCCTCCGGAGCATGTTCTGTTCATTCTGGCGACGACCGAACCGCATAAGGTGCCGGCGACGATTCATTCGCGCTGCCAGCGGTTCGACTTCCGGCGGATTACGCCGGTCGAGCAGGCGGCGCGGATGCGCCGCATCTGCGAGGCCGAGTCGATCGACGCCGACGAAGAAGCGCTGGCGTTGATCGCGCGTCTATCGGACGGCGGCATGCGCGATGCGCTTAGTCTGCTCGATCAGGCGACGTCGTACGCAGGCGGACGCGTGACGGCGGACGGCGTGCTCGCGATGACCGGCGGCGTCGCCGGCGAGCAATACGGCGCCTTGGCCGAAGCGGTGCTGAAGCAGGATGTCGGCTTCGTGCTCGACTTCGTCGACAAGCTGATGCGAGACGGGAAGAGCGCGGACAAGTGTCTGGAGGGTTTCTTGTCGTTCTTGCGCGATCTGCTGCTGGTCAAGCTCGTGCCGGGCTCCAATGCAGTGACAGACCGGCTGGCGCCCGCTGAACGGGATCGGCTCTCCGCCGTGGCGGGCGCGTTCGCGAACGATCGTCTCTTCCAGATGATCGACATCGTGAACGGATATCTCGGCGAGATGAAATACGCCGCGATGCCGCAGACGATGCTGGAGGTCGCGCTGCTGAAGCTGTGCGTGCCGGGGCCGGGCGATGCCGCCGCGGCGGCTGCGACTTCGGCGGCGTCCGCCGGAAGCGGCGTGGCCGCGGCCGCCTCTAGCGGCGCCGACGTGAGCGGCTTATCGGCGGAGCTGCGGCGGCTCGCGGCGCGGGTCGAGCGTCTCGAGTCGCGTCCGGCCGCGCCGGCGGAGAGCGCCGGCGGCGCGACCGCGTCAGCCGCGCCCGCGAAAGCGCCGCCGCCGCCGCCGAAGCCGATGAAGACGCCCGCGGCGTTGCAGCCGTTCCTGGCTTCTCGCGATTCCGAGCCGTATCGGCTCGCGATGCGGGATTGGCAGAACGTGCTGCAGCGGGTCAAGGAGCGGAAGATCACGGTTCACGCTTGGCTCGTGGACGGCGAACCGGTGTCGGCGACGGAAGACGTCGTCTTGGTGGCGTTCAAGAACACGTTCCATCGGGACACGACCGAGAAGCCGGCGAACAAGGAACTGATCGAGAGCGCGATGGCCGAGGTGTTCGGGCGGCCGGTTCGATTGGCGACGATGCTGCTGAAGGACTGGAAGGCGGCGGAGGAGACGGCGGCCGGCACGACCGCCGCCGCGGAAGTGTTGGAGCTGACGCCGGACGACGGCGGGTCGGAACCGGCCGACGGGAAGAAGTACAAGGAAGACTGGATTAACGAGGCGATCGACGTCTTCGGCGAAAACCTCGTCGTGGTGAAAGAGTAG
- a CDS encoding ATP-binding protein yields MLEPHWWTVHTTNRKDELTNIFDGLFLVLDGDGRICYAQSDVASALGLRPEELVGRPFAELTVDASSFEEVLEGAIGSSRPTLALRAPGVAALTTEYSVFRVEGAERVRYVLSLHRLNGDARLNMLQRFAGAFMKDVNLGVLLINPEFELVEISDTACRILGVSREAAIGRSMDDVFEGVPVQHRLVQRTLLDGMVVKNHAVSWTNDRERFELIMDTSLLKDAEGRVAGAYVIFKDVSNLRSLEQQVQRSDRLAMIGQIAAGTAHEIRNPLTSIKGFLQVLKKSLGERGMTKEFGYAELMLSEIDRINDLVSEFLLLSKPKDTTFSVIDAAAVIREILPIINNEAILHGVTVEYRAELDPPPIVADRELLKQVFINLSKNGIEAMAAEGGTLTITEKTDRIQQRLNVYVQDTGPGIPPFLIDKIFDPFFTTKEEGTGLGLAVCQRIVHDMGGTLRVSSKGYGTIFVVSIPYAKP; encoded by the coding sequence ATGCTAGAACCTCATTGGTGGACGGTACATACGACGAATCGGAAGGATGAATTAACGAACATCTTCGATGGATTGTTTTTGGTCCTCGACGGCGACGGCCGCATCTGTTATGCGCAATCGGACGTGGCGTCGGCGCTCGGCCTGCGCCCCGAGGAATTGGTCGGCCGGCCGTTCGCGGAGCTTACCGTAGACGCTTCTTCGTTCGAGGAGGTGCTGGAGGGGGCGATCGGGTCGTCGCGCCCGACGCTCGCGCTGCGCGCGCCCGGCGTTGCCGCGCTGACCACCGAGTACAGCGTGTTCCGGGTCGAAGGTGCGGAGCGTGTTCGCTACGTCTTGTCGCTGCATCGATTGAACGGGGATGCCCGGCTGAATATGCTGCAACGGTTCGCCGGCGCCTTCATGAAGGACGTCAACTTAGGCGTGTTGTTGATCAATCCGGAATTCGAGCTGGTCGAGATCAGCGATACCGCCTGCCGCATTCTCGGCGTGAGCCGCGAGGCGGCGATCGGCCGGTCGATGGACGACGTGTTCGAGGGCGTGCCGGTGCAGCATCGTCTCGTGCAGCGGACGCTGCTCGACGGCATGGTCGTGAAAAATCACGCCGTCTCCTGGACGAACGATCGCGAACGCTTCGAGCTGATCATGGACACGAGCTTGTTGAAGGATGCCGAGGGGCGGGTCGCGGGCGCTTACGTCATTTTCAAAGACGTCTCGAACTTACGCTCGCTCGAGCAACAAGTGCAGCGCAGCGATCGGTTGGCCATGATCGGTCAGATCGCGGCGGGCACGGCGCATGAAATTCGGAATCCGCTGACGTCGATCAAGGGTTTCCTTCAAGTCTTGAAGAAGTCGCTCGGGGAGCGCGGCATGACCAAGGAATTCGGCTACGCGGAGCTGATGCTCAGCGAGATCGATCGCATCAACGATCTGGTCAGCGAGTTCTTGCTGCTGAGCAAGCCGAAGGACACGACGTTCTCGGTGATCGACGCGGCGGCCGTTATTCGCGAAATTCTGCCGATCATCAATAACGAAGCGATCCTCCACGGCGTGACGGTCGAGTACCGGGCGGAGCTCGATCCGCCGCCGATCGTGGCGGACCGGGAATTGCTGAAGCAAGTGTTCATTAATTTGAGCAAGAACGGGATCGAGGCGATGGCCGCCGAAGGCGGCACGCTGACGATCACGGAGAAGACGGACCGAATCCAGCAGCGGTTAAACGTGTACGTCCAGGATACGGGGCCCGGCATCCCGCCGTTCTTGATCGATAAAATTTTCGATCCGTTCTTCACGACGAAAGAAGAAGGCACCGGCCTCGGGCTGGCGGTGTGCCAACGCATCGTGCACGATATGGGCGGGACGCTTCGCGTATCTTCGAAGGGCTACGGCACGATCTTCGTCGTATCGATCCCTTACGCGAAGCCGTAA
- the rpmE gene encoding 50S ribosomal protein L31: MKTAIQPKYNVTTVTCACGNSFETGSVKPNLRVEICSNCHPFFTGKQKFLDVGGRVDKFKKKYGI, translated from the coding sequence ATGAAAACTGCGATCCAACCGAAATATAATGTGACGACGGTAACGTGCGCTTGCGGCAACTCGTTCGAGACGGGCTCGGTGAAGCCGAACCTTCGCGTCGAAATTTGCTCCAACTGCCACCCGTTCTTCACTGGTAAGCAGAAGTTCTTGGATGTCGGCGGCCGCGTCGACAAGTTCAAGAAGAAATACGGCATCTAA
- a CDS encoding radical SAM protein translates to MQLVYADADGNVYDHPDYVALGRGGDAITDILEEELIPLPEGATLVSLPGTRPVAADAETGEMVRLDEGDVFAVGALLPQGFTRLLLPGYVKRPGAEPLPLFGYSAVVWKDGAFYVAARQSDDPERWNPKNCDVDLLEAGVKRLTEAYPDNRLFQHLSHCALGYECLTASNTFLQRWEGAVPVSFSCNAGCFGCISEQPDDSGFPAPQTRLKFKPTVDEVVEIMLEHLRTPESIISFGQGCEGEPATQAPTIIEAIKRVRAKTSLGYININTNAGLSDHIRGIVDAGLDLMRVSTISALDEHYNAYYKPRGYTLKNVEKSLVYAESKGVYTSINYLIFPGVTDREEELEAMIEFARRTKLKLIQLRNLNIDPESYLAIIPKPQGELLGMKQAIEILEAELPDVKIGSYTHVPLRT, encoded by the coding sequence ATGCAATTGGTTTATGCGGATGCGGATGGCAACGTATACGATCACCCCGATTACGTCGCGCTCGGTCGCGGCGGAGACGCGATCACCGACATTCTGGAGGAGGAGCTGATTCCCCTCCCCGAAGGAGCGACGCTCGTGTCGCTGCCCGGAACGCGCCCCGTCGCCGCGGACGCGGAAACGGGGGAGATGGTGCGGCTGGACGAGGGCGACGTCTTCGCGGTCGGCGCCTTGCTCCCGCAAGGGTTTACCCGGCTTCTGTTGCCCGGGTACGTGAAGCGGCCGGGCGCGGAGCCGCTGCCGTTGTTCGGCTATTCGGCCGTCGTCTGGAAGGACGGCGCGTTCTACGTCGCCGCGCGGCAATCGGACGATCCGGAGCGGTGGAATCCGAAGAACTGCGACGTGGATCTGTTGGAAGCGGGCGTCAAGCGGCTGACCGAAGCGTATCCGGACAATCGCTTGTTCCAGCACTTGTCCCACTGCGCGCTCGGATACGAATGCCTGACGGCGTCGAACACGTTCCTGCAGCGGTGGGAGGGGGCCGTACCGGTCTCGTTCTCCTGCAACGCGGGCTGCTTCGGCTGCATCTCGGAGCAGCCGGACGACAGCGGCTTCCCGGCGCCGCAGACGCGCCTGAAGTTCAAGCCGACCGTGGACGAGGTCGTCGAGATCATGCTCGAGCATCTGCGAACGCCGGAGAGCATCATCTCCTTCGGCCAAGGCTGCGAGGGCGAACCCGCCACGCAGGCGCCGACGATCATCGAGGCGATCAAGCGCGTCCGGGCGAAGACGAGCCTCGGCTACATCAACATCAACACGAACGCGGGACTCAGCGACCATATTCGCGGCATCGTGGACGCGGGGCTCGATCTGATGCGCGTAAGCACGATCAGCGCGTTGGACGAGCATTACAACGCATACTATAAGCCGCGCGGGTATACGCTGAAGAACGTCGAGAAGTCGCTCGTCTACGCGGAGAGCAAGGGCGTCTACACGTCGATCAATTACTTGATCTTCCCGGGCGTGACCGACCGCGAAGAAGAGCTCGAAGCGATGATCGAATTCGCGCGCCGGACGAAGCTGAAGCTGATTCAGCTGCGCAATCTGAACATCGACCCGGAGAGCTACCTCGCGATCATTCCGAAGCCGCAAGGCGAGCTGCTCGGCATGAAGCAAGCGATCGAAATTTTGGAAGCCGAGCTGCCCGACGTGAAGATCGGCTCGTACACGCACGTTCCGCTTCGGACTTGA
- the rho gene encoding transcription termination factor Rho produces the protein MDLTLADLEALKLTELYKLAKSYQIPYYGQMKKKELVFSILRAQAEKSGLMFMQGVLEILPEGFGFLRPINYLPSSEDIYISASQIRKFDLRSGDLVSGKCRPPKESERYFGLLHVTAVNGEDPETASERLHFPALTPLYPQEKIVLETAPNEISTRLMDLFTPVGLGQRGLIVAPPKAGKTLLLKKIANSISKNYPDIKLFILLIDERPEEVTDMQRSVDAEVVSSTFDEVPENHIKVAELVLERALRLVEHKKDVVILLDSITRLARAYNLVIPPSGRTLSGGVDPAAFHRPKRFFGAARNVEEGGSLTILATALVETGSRMDDVIYEEFKGTGNMELHLDRKLAERRVFPAIDIRRSGTRREEVLLTKEELEKVWAIRKSMQDSHEYTEALLKKLADTKTNEEFLKTIETKRGSSAGGTTGTSGGTSASSSGARSTGVRKTSSAVSTQPRT, from the coding sequence ATGGATCTCACTTTAGCCGACTTAGAAGCGCTGAAGTTGACGGAGCTGTACAAGCTTGCGAAATCGTATCAGATTCCCTATTACGGACAGATGAAGAAGAAGGAATTGGTCTTCTCGATCCTTAGGGCGCAAGCGGAAAAATCCGGACTTATGTTTATGCAAGGCGTACTGGAAATTTTGCCGGAGGGCTTCGGGTTCCTCAGGCCGATCAATTACTTGCCGAGCTCGGAGGATATTTACATCTCGGCTTCGCAAATTCGCAAGTTCGACCTGCGATCGGGCGACTTGGTTTCCGGCAAATGCCGGCCTCCCAAAGAAAGCGAACGCTACTTCGGCTTGCTGCACGTGACGGCGGTCAACGGAGAAGACCCGGAGACGGCGTCCGAACGATTGCATTTCCCCGCGCTTACCCCATTGTATCCGCAGGAGAAAATCGTCTTAGAAACCGCCCCTAACGAAATTTCCACCCGCTTGATGGATTTGTTCACGCCGGTCGGTCTCGGTCAACGGGGCTTGATCGTCGCTCCGCCGAAAGCCGGCAAGACGCTGCTGCTGAAGAAAATCGCCAACAGCATCTCGAAGAACTACCCGGACATCAAGCTGTTCATTCTGCTGATCGACGAGCGTCCGGAGGAAGTGACCGACATGCAGCGCTCCGTCGACGCGGAGGTCGTATCCTCGACGTTCGACGAAGTGCCGGAAAATCATATCAAAGTCGCGGAGCTCGTGCTCGAGCGGGCGCTGCGTCTGGTCGAGCATAAGAAGGACGTCGTCATTCTGCTCGACAGCATCACGCGTCTCGCGCGAGCGTACAACCTCGTCATTCCGCCGTCCGGGCGCACGCTCTCCGGCGGCGTCGATCCGGCCGCGTTCCATCGGCCGAAGCGATTCTTCGGCGCGGCGCGCAACGTGGAGGAAGGCGGCAGCTTGACGATTCTCGCGACGGCGCTCGTGGAGACGGGGTCCCGGATGGACGACGTCATCTACGAGGAATTCAAGGGAACGGGCAACATGGAGCTGCATCTGGACCGCAAGCTCGCCGAACGCCGCGTGTTCCCGGCGATCGACATTCGCCGTTCGGGAACGCGCCGCGAGGAAGTGCTGCTGACGAAGGAAGAGCTCGAGAAGGTATGGGCGATCCGCAAGTCGATGCAGGATTCCCACGAATATACCGAGGCGCTGCTGAAGAAGCTGGCGGATACGAAGACGAACGAAGAGTTCTTGAAGACGATCGAGACGAAGCGAGGCTCCTCCGCGGGCGGAACGACCGGCACGTCCGGCGGCACGTCCGCTTCGTCCTCCGGAGCCCGCTCGACCGGAGTGCGCAAGACGAGCTCGGCCGTAAGCACGCAGCCTAGGACGTAA
- a CDS encoding UDP-N-acetylglucosamine 1-carboxyvinyltransferase, translating into MTDKLMIAGGRPLRGTVTISGAKNSAVALIPAALLAETTVVLDNLPDISDVAIYAELLEELGARVHYADGQMTIDPSGLRSKPLPNGNVKKLRASYYLMGALLGRFGEALIGMPGGCNFEPRPIDQHIKGFEALGATVENEHGSIHITSKSLQGAKIYLDVASVGATINIMLASARASGVTIIENAAKEPEIIDVATLLSSMGAKIKGAGTETIRIQGVKEMHGCRHSIIPDRIQAGTYMIAAAATSGDVLVDNVIPKHMEALTAKLQEMGAHVYEMDEAIRVVGQPEYAHIDVKALVYPGFATDLQSPMTSLLTRGNGVSILTDYVYSSRFKHVPELQRMGANIRVEGRSAIIQKSALNGAKVRATDLRAGASLFVAGLMVPNGGVTEITGYEYIRRGYDLLTDNLSRLGAEVWLERE; encoded by the coding sequence ATGACGGATAAGCTCATGATCGCCGGCGGCCGACCGCTGCGCGGAACGGTTACGATAAGCGGCGCGAAGAACAGCGCGGTGGCTCTAATCCCCGCGGCGCTTCTCGCCGAGACGACCGTCGTCTTGGACAATCTGCCCGATATTAGCGACGTCGCCATCTACGCCGAATTGCTCGAGGAGCTGGGCGCAAGGGTGCACTACGCGGACGGCCAGATGACGATCGACCCGAGCGGGCTGCGCTCGAAGCCGCTCCCGAACGGGAACGTGAAGAAGCTTCGGGCTTCCTATTACTTAATGGGCGCACTGTTAGGCCGATTCGGCGAAGCGCTGATCGGCATGCCGGGCGGCTGCAACTTCGAGCCTCGCCCGATCGACCAACATATCAAAGGGTTCGAAGCGCTCGGCGCCACCGTCGAGAACGAACACGGCTCCATTCACATCACCTCCAAATCCTTGCAAGGCGCGAAAATTTACCTCGACGTCGCCAGCGTCGGCGCAACGATCAATATTATGCTAGCTTCCGCTCGCGCGAGCGGAGTCACGATTATCGAAAACGCGGCAAAAGAGCCTGAAATCATAGATGTAGCAACGTTGTTGAGCTCCATGGGGGCGAAAATCAAAGGCGCGGGCACGGAGACGATCCGCATCCAAGGCGTGAAGGAGATGCACGGCTGCCGGCACTCGATCATCCCGGACCGGATCCAGGCCGGCACGTACATGATCGCCGCGGCGGCGACGTCCGGCGACGTACTGGTCGATAACGTCATTCCGAAGCATATGGAGGCGCTCACGGCGAAGCTGCAAGAGATGGGCGCTCACGTCTACGAGATGGACGAAGCGATCCGCGTCGTCGGGCAGCCGGAATATGCGCACATCGACGTGAAGGCGCTCGTGTATCCCGGCTTCGCGACGGACCTGCAGTCGCCGATGACGAGCCTGCTCACCCGCGGCAACGGCGTCAGCATCTTGACGGACTACGTCTATAGCAGTCGATTCAAGCATGTGCCGGAGCTGCAGCGCATGGGCGCGAACATTCGCGTCGAAGGCCGGTCGGCCATCATTCAGAAGAGCGCGCTGAACGGCGCCAAGGTGCGGGCGACCGACCTTCGGGCCGGCGCGTCGTTGTTCGTCGCGGGCTTGATGGTCCCGAACGGCGGCGTGACGGAAATTACCGGGTACGAATACATTCGACGCGGGTACGACCTGCTGACGGACAACTTGTCGCGCCTCGGCGCGGAAGTGTGGCTGGAGCGCGAATAG
- the fba gene encoding class II fructose-1,6-bisphosphate aldolase, producing the protein MPLVSMNEFLPKAKANKFAVGQFNMNNLEFAKAITEAAMAEKSPFIFGVSEGALKYMGIEYTVAIAEAAAKQSGLPIALHLDHGSTFEVAMKCIRAGFSSVMFDGSHHSFEDNIRLTKEVVKAARAMGVSVEGELGTIGGVEDDISVDEADAALAKPEEAIRFYEETGVDCVAIAVGTAHGMYKGEVKIRYDIIEEVAKAIPVPVVLHGGSGVPDEAIRLSIAAGVGKINVNTENQVACTEAIREVLNKDAKVYDPRKYLTPAKNAMVEVVRSKIQLFGSSNQA; encoded by the coding sequence GTGCCGCTTGTTTCTATGAACGAGTTCTTACCGAAGGCGAAAGCTAACAAGTTCGCCGTCGGCCAATTCAACATGAACAACCTGGAGTTTGCGAAAGCCATTACGGAAGCCGCTATGGCGGAGAAATCCCCGTTTATTTTCGGCGTGAGCGAAGGCGCGTTGAAATACATGGGCATCGAGTACACGGTCGCGATCGCGGAAGCCGCGGCGAAGCAATCGGGTCTGCCGATCGCGCTTCACCTTGACCACGGCAGCACGTTCGAAGTCGCGATGAAGTGTATTCGCGCGGGCTTCTCGTCCGTTATGTTCGACGGCTCTCACCATTCGTTCGAAGACAACATCCGCCTGACGAAGGAAGTCGTGAAAGCGGCTCGCGCGATGGGCGTGTCCGTCGAGGGCGAGCTCGGCACGATCGGCGGCGTCGAAGACGACATCAGCGTCGACGAAGCGGATGCCGCGCTGGCGAAGCCGGAAGAAGCGATTCGATTCTACGAAGAGACGGGCGTCGATTGCGTCGCGATCGCGGTCGGCACGGCGCACGGCATGTATAAAGGCGAAGTCAAGATCCGCTACGACATCATCGAGGAAGTGGCGAAGGCGATTCCGGTTCCGGTCGTGCTTCACGGCGGTTCGGGCGTACCGGACGAAGCGATTCGCTTGTCGATCGCGGCCGGCGTAGGCAAGATCAACGTCAACACGGAAAACCAAGTCGCATGCACCGAAGCGATCCGCGAAGTGCTGAATAAGGACGCGAAAGTATACGATCCGCGCAAATACCTCACGCCGGCGAAGAACGCGATGGTCGAGGTCGTCAGATCGAAGATTCAATTGTTCGGCAGCAGCAACCAGGCGTAA
- a CDS encoding response regulator: MHNNKVLIVDDQNGIRVLLTEVFSSEGYKTYQASNGKLALDIVRNDKPDLVLLDMKIPGMDGLEILKHIKKIDASIKVIMMTAYGELDMIKEATESGALMHFTKPFDIDELRSAVNDQLRGGSSYSRMAVES, encoded by the coding sequence ATGCATAACAATAAAGTGCTCATCGTGGACGATCAGAATGGCATCCGGGTGCTGCTGACCGAAGTGTTCAGCAGCGAAGGTTACAAGACGTATCAGGCATCCAACGGAAAGCTCGCTTTGGACATCGTAAGGAACGATAAGCCGGACCTCGTGCTGTTGGACATGAAGATTCCGGGCATGGACGGGCTGGAAATTTTAAAGCATATCAAGAAGATCGACGCGAGCATCAAGGTCATCATGATGACGGCGTACGGCGAGCTCGATATGATCAAGGAAGCGACGGAATCGGGGGCGCTCATGCACTTCACGAAGCCGTTCGATATCGACGAGCTTCGTTCGGCGGTCAACGACCAGCTGCGCGGCGGATCGTCCTATTCCCGCATGGCGGTGGAGTCGTAA